One part of the Gadus macrocephalus chromosome 8, ASM3116895v1 genome encodes these proteins:
- the abcb8 gene encoding mitochondrial potassium channel ATP-binding subunit, translating to MLHLLCYRTTTGAPVRSLCTRFNKTTDLWKSPRASLYSSHVPHMCRSLRQPGNAVSRIWGLTQRAVRQAAPRTSKPRGVALKFILGPAFCTIAARLAGRVAYCEADFNNNVHAEVSTKDPDPEFKWHILWEFVKPQLFALLGAVVLAFGAAILNIQIPLILGELVNIVARYMREHTGNYVQEIRGPALKLLGLYGIQGLLTTGYIILLSRVGERVASDMRKTLFAALLRQDVAFFDANKTGQLVNRLTSDIQEFKSSFKLVISQGLRSLTQTVGCFVSLYIISPKLTGLTVVVLPCLVGGGALIGSFLRKLSRLAQEQVSRATGVADEALGNVRTVKAFAMEERELQLYAYEVEKSCEMNESLGNGIAVFQGLSNVALNCIVLGTIFAGGSLLAGDEMSPGDLMSFLVASQTVQRSLASISILFGQVVRGLSSGARVFEYMTLEPSIQVLGGGRIPSTSLTGRIDFMDISFTYPTRPGHQILKGFNLTLPPAKTVAIVGESGGGKSTVAALLERFYDPDNGVIMLDGLDIQTLDLSWLRGQVIGFINQEPVLFGSSVMENIRFGKPEATDAEVISAAKQANAHRFITSFPDGYGTVVGERGVTLSGGQKQRIAIARALIKNPTVLVLDEATSALDAESERVVQDALDRATKGRTVLIIAHRLSTIQGADLICVMSNGRIVEAGTHLELIGRGGPYSDLIRRQRAEAKK from the exons ATGCTTCACCTACTGTGTTACAGAACAACCACTGGTGCACCAGTCCGGTCGCTCTGCACGCGGTTCAATAAAACCACAGATTTATGGAAATCTCCACG AGCCTCGTTGTATTCATCACATGTGCCACACATGTGCAGGTCTTTGCGACAACCTGGCAATGCCGTCAGTCGGATTTGGGGTCTGACCCAAAGAGCTGTCCGCCAGGCAGCCCCCCGGACTTCCAAACCCCGGGGGGTGGCCCTTAAATTTATTCTGGGGCCAGCCTTCTGCACCATAGCCGCACGGCTCGCCGGCCGAGTCGCTTACTGTGAAGCAGATTTCAATAACAACGTGCATGCAGAGGTTTCAACTAAAGATCCCGACCCCGAGTTCAAATGGCATATTCTGTGGGAATTTGTCAAGCCTCAGCTCTTTGCTCTCCTCGGTGCTGTTGTG CTTGCTTTCGGTGCTGCAATCCTGAACATTCAAATCCCCTTGATACTGGGAGAGTTGGTGAATATTGTGGCCCGCTACATGAGAGAACACACTGGGAACTATGTTCAGGAGATCAGAGGTCCCGCCCTCAAGTTGCTTGGACTCTATGGTATTCAA GGTCTTCTCACCACCGGCTACATCATTCTGCTGtccagggtgggggagagggtggcCTCAGACATGAGGAAGACCCTCTTCGCTGCTTTATTACG ACAGGACGTGGCGTTCTTTGATGCCAATAAAACTGGGCAGCTCGTGAACCGCCTGACTTCCGACATTCAGGAGTTCAAGTCCTCTTTTAAACTGGTCATCTCTCAG GGTCTGCGGAGTCTGACCCAGACAGTCGGGTGCTTTGTTTCCCTCTACATCATTTCACCTAAACTCACCGGCCTGACCGTGGTGGTTCTGCCCTGTCTAGTGGGTGGCggggctctgattggctcattCCTCCGCAAGTTGTCTCGATTGGCTCAAGAGCAG GTATCCAGGGCGACAGGTGTTGCCGATGAGGCGCTGGGCAACGTGCGGACGGTTAAAGCCTTCGCCATGGAGGAAAGGGAGCTGCA GTTATATGCCTATGAAGTGGAGAAGTCCTGTGAAATGAATGAGAGTCTGGGCAACGGAATCGCTGTGTTCCAAGGCCTGTCAAACGTTGCTCTGAACT GCATTGTCCTTGGGACGATTTTCGCTGGAGGATCTCTATTGGCCGGTGATGAAATGTCCCCAGGCGACCTCATGTCCTTCCTGGTGGCTTCTCAAACCGTCCAAAG GTCTCTGGCAAGCATCTCTATCTTATTCGGGCAG GTGGTGAGGGGTCTGAGTTCTGGGGCCAGGGTGTTTGAGTACATGACCCTGGAGCCCTCCATTCAGGTCCTGGGAGGCGGACGCATCCCTTCCACTTCCCTGACCGGGAGGATCGATTTCATGGACATCTCATTCAC TTATCCAACCAGACCAGGCCATCAGATCTTAAAGGGTTTCAACCTGACACTGCCCCCCGCGAAAACAGTTGCCATCGTCGGTGAATCTGGAGGAG GAAAGTCCACTGTGGCAGCTCTGCTGGAGCGATTCTACGACCCAGATAATGGCGTCATCATGCTGGATGGACTAGACATCCAAACGCTCGACCTGTCCTGGCTCAGGGGACAGGTTATCGGATTTATCAATCAA GAGCCCGTGCTGTTCGGCTCCTCTGTCATGGAGAACATCCGCTTTGGCAAGCCTGAGGCTACAGATGCTGAGGTCATCAGTGCTGCCAAGCAAGCCAATGCCCACCGTTTCATCACTAGCTTCCCAGACGGCTACGGCACCGTGGTCG GGGAGCGCGGTGTGACCCTGTCGGGTGGACAGAAGCAACGGATCGCCATCGCCCGAGCGTTGATCAAGAACCCCACCGTCCTGGTGCTGGACGAGGCCACCAGCGCCCTGGACGCCGAGTCAGAGCGGGTGGTGCAGGACGCTCTGGACCGGGCCACTAAAGGGCGCACGGTGCTGATCATCGCCCACCGCCTCAGCACCATCCAGGGGGCAGACCTGATCTGCGTCATGAGCAACGGCCGCATTGTGGAG GCTGGGACCCATCTGGAGCTGATCGGCAGAGGTGGACCTTATTCGGATCTGATTCGGAGGCAAAGAGCTGAAGCAAAGAAATGA
- the atg9b gene encoding autophagy-related protein 9B, which produces MANFEAYQEYQRIEDFEEDSPPGEEDLLVHVPEGLKDSWHHIKNLDNFFTRIYHFHQKNGFACMMLSEFFELIQFLFVVTFTTFLFNCVEYDILFANRAVNHTGPGQNPLDRNKVTLPDALLPSQQCTENIQENSWIIFLLIMAAIFWIYRLVKVFCNILSYWEIRQFYIKALKIRMDELCNFTWQEVQDRLISLQREQQMCIHKKELTELDIYHRILRFKNYMVAMVNKSLLPVHLQLPLLGDIVFLTQGLKYNFELILFWGPGSLFQNKWNLHPKYKRAGNRLELAQQLSRVILLMGLANLLLCPFILVWQVLYAFFSYTEVIRREPGSLGARRWSLYGRLYLRHFNELNHELHGRLGRGYKPTSKYMNSFTAPLMSVLAKNVAFFSGSVLAVLIALTVYDEDVLTVQHILTAITVLGVVITVTRSFIPDEHMVWCPEQLLQCVLAHIHYMPDHWRGQANKGETRDEVAQLFQYKAVFILEELLSPIVTPFVLIFLLRNKSLEIIDFFRNFTVEVVGVGDICSFAQMDIRRHGNPMWMSEGRTEASVYQQAENGKTELSLMHFTIKNPRWQPPQDASMFISHLKEKVQQDAQGGPSTRLLLSEAPLCGSLLLSNESGSGPDNLLASVLAHPVLTASGLPGRDRGFLPPSTAASAAASVLASLSASQLHPQPGRSHSLNPLPSSLYPDSPLYGSDRTVMDSMSNSDARFRSSTMLSEFSSAEMSLHAIYMHEVHQQSSAPQRTSGQGQHPVPMRELHTNPGAPHSHSLHSVAAGLAGPTTLGGWKEEEEEEEEDQKEEEAIVSGSAPRPEGRSSC; this is translated from the exons ATGGCCAACTTTGAAGCTTACCAGGAGTACCAGAGGATTGAGGACTTTGAGGAGGACTCGCCGCCAGGGGAGGAGGATTTGTTGGTGCATGTGCCAGAAGGCCTGAAGG ACTCATGGCACCACATCAAGAACCTGGATAACTTCTTCACGAGA ATCTATCATTTCCATCAGAAGAATGGCTTTGCCTGTATGATGTTGTCAGAGTTCTTCGAACTGAT TCAGTTCCTGTTTGTGGTCACATTCACAACCTTCCTCTTCAACTGTGTGGAGTATGACATCTTATTCGCCAACCGGGCCGTCAATCACACCGGGCCGGGCCAGAACCCATTGGACAGGAACAAAGTCACACTCCCTGATGCTCTCCTGCCTAGCCAGCAGTGCACTGAGAA CATCCAGGAAAACAGCTGGATCATATTCCTCCTGATCATGGCAGCCATCTTCTGGATCTACCGGCTGGTCAAAGTCTTCTGCAACATCCTCAGCTACTGGGAGATCCGGCAGTTCTACATCAAAGCGTTGAAGATTAGGATG GACGAGCTGTGCAACTTCACGTGGCAGGAGGTTCAGGACCGGCTCATCAGCCTGCAGCGGGAGCAGCAGATGTGCATCCACAAGAAGGAGCTGACGGAGCTGGACATCTACCACCGCATCCTGCGCTTCAAGAACTACATGGTGGCCATGGTCAACAAGTCCCTGCTGCCCGTGCACCTGCAGCTCCCCCTGCTGGGCGACATCGTGTTCCTCACGCAGGGCCTCAAGTACAACTTTGAGCTCATCCTGTTCTGGGGGCCCGGCTCGCTGTTCCAGAACAAGTGGAACCTGCACCCCAAGTACAAGCGGGCGGGCAACCGGCTGGAGCTGGCGCAGCAGCTGAGTCGCGTGATCCTGCTGATGGGGCTGGCCAACCTGCTGCTGTGCCCCTTCATCCTGGTGTGGCAGGTGCTGTACGCCTTCTTCAGCTACACGGAGGTGATCCGCCGCGAGCCGGGCAGCCTGGGCGCGCGGCGCTGGTCCCTGTACGGCCGGCTGTACCTGCGGCACTTCAACGAGCTCAACCACGAGCTGCACGGGCGGCTGGGCCGCGGCTACAAGCCCACGTCCAAGTACATGAACTCCTTCACGGCGCCGCTCATGTCGGTGCTGGCCAAGAACGTGGCCTTCTTCTCGGGCTCGGTGCTGGCGGTGCTGATCGCGCTGACGGTGTACGACGAGGACGTGCTGACGGTTCAGCACATCCTGACGGCCATCACCGTGCTGGGCGTGGTCATCACCGTCACCAG GTCCTTCATCCCCGACGAGCACATGGTGTGGTGTCcggagcagctgctgcagtgCGTCCTGGCCCACATCCACTACATGCCGGACCACTGGAGGGGCCAGGCCAACAAGGGCGAGACCCGGGATGAGGTGGCCCAGCTGTTCCAGTACAAAGCG GTATTCatcctggaggagctgctgagtCCCATCGTGACGCCCTTCGTCCTCATCTTCCTGCTGAGGAACAAGTCCCTGGAGATCATCGACTTCTTCCGGAACTTCACCGTGGAGGTGGTCGGCGTCGGGGACATCTGCTCCTTCGCCCAGATGGACATCAGACGCCACGGCAACCCAATG TGGATGTCGGAGGGCCGCACGGAGGCCTCCGTCTACCAACAGGCGGAGAACGGCAAGACGGAGCTGTCGCTCATGCACTTCACCATCAAGAACCCGCGCTGGCAGCCCCCGCAGGACGCCTCCATGTTCATCAGCCACCTGAAGGAGAAGGTGCAGCAGGACGCCCAGGGCGGGCCCTCCACCCGGCTGCTGCTGTCGGAGGCCCCACTCTGCGGCTCGCTGCTGCTGTCCAACGAGTCCGGCTCTGGG cCTGACAACCTGCTGGCCAGCGTCCTGGCCCACCCGGTGCTGACTGCGTCGGGGCTGCCCGGCCGGGACCGCGGCTTCCTCCCGCCCAGCACGGCGGCGTCGGCGGCGGCCAGCGTCTTGGCCTCGCTGTCCGCCTCGCAGCTCCACCCCCAACCCGGCCGCAGCCACTCCCTGAAccccctgccctcctccctGTACCCCGACAGCCCCCTGTACGGCAGCGACCGCACCGTCATGGACAG CATGTCCAACAGCGACGCGCGGTTCCGAAGCAGCACGATGCTCTCCGAGTTCTCCTCGGCGGAGATGAGCCTCCACGCCATCTACATGCACGAG GTCCACCAGCAGAGCTCGGCGCCCCAGAGGACTTCAGGGCAGGGCCAGCACCCCGTGCCCATGAGGGAGCTCCACACCAACCCTG GTGCGCCTCACTCACACAGCCTCCACTCAGTGGCCGCCGGCCTTGCCGGGCCCACCACCCTGGGGggctggaaggaggaggaagaggaggaggaggaggaccagaaAGAAGAGGAGGCGATCGTCAGCGGGTCCGCTCCCCGACCAGAAGGCAGGAGTAGCTGCTGA
- the cdk5 gene encoding cyclin-dependent-like kinase 5, with amino-acid sequence MQKYEKLEKIGEGTYGTVFKAKNRETHEIVALKRVRLDDDDEGVPSSALREICLLKELKHKNIVRLHDVLHSDKKLTLVFEYCDQDLKKYFDSCNGDLDPETVKSFMFQLLKGLAFCHSRNVLHRDLKPQNLLINRNGELKLADFGLARAFGIPVRCYSAEVVTLWYRPPDVLFGAKLYSTSIDMWSAGCIFAELANAGRPLFPGNDVDDQLKRIFRLLGTPTEEQWQAMTKLPDYKPYPMYPATTSLVNVVPKLSSTGRDLLQNLLKCNPVQRISAEEALQHPYFADFCPP; translated from the exons ATGCAGAAATATGAAAAGCTTGAGAAAATCGGAGAGG GGACATACGGGACCGTCTTCAAGGCAAAGAACCGCGAAACGCACGAAATCGTGGCTCTGAAGAGGGTCCGATTGGATGACGATGACGAG ggGGTGCCAAGTTCCGCCTTGAGAGAAATCTGTCTCCTGAAGGAACttaaacataaaaacattgtCAG GCTACATGATGTGCTGCACAGTGACAAAAAGTTAACCTTGGTCTTTGAGTATTGCGATCAG GATCTGAAGAAATATTTCGACAGTTGCAACGGAGATTTAGACCCAGAAACCGTGAAG TCGTTTATGTTCCAGCTCCTGAAGGGCCTGGCCTTCTGTCACAGTCGGAACGTTCTCCACAGAGATCTGAAGCCACAGAATCTCCTTATTAACAGA AATGGAGAGTTGAAGTTGGCTGACTTTGGTTTGGCTCGAGCCTTTGGGATTCCTGTGAGGTGTTACTCAGCTGAG GTGGTGACTCTGTGGTACCGGCCTCCCGATGTGCTTTTTGGTGCTAAACTCTATTCTACCTCAATCGATATGTGGTCAGCAGGGTGTATATTTGCAG AGCTGGCCAACGCGGGCAGGCCGTTGTTCCCCGGGAATGACGTTGACGACCAATTGAAGCGCATCTTCAGAT TGTTGGGTACGCCAACTGAGGAGCAGTGGCAAGCCATGACAAAACTACCAGATTACAAG CCGTATCCAATGTACCCCGCCACCACCTCACTGGTTAACGTGGTTCCCAAACTCAGTAGCACAGGACGAGATCTGCTGCAG